One genomic window of Conger conger chromosome 7, fConCon1.1, whole genome shotgun sequence includes the following:
- the LOC133133873 gene encoding heparan-sulfate 6-O-sulfotransferase 2-like, translating to MDEKSNNSRLLLALLMALLFGIIVLQYVCPGTDCQLQLRLSSLSKLRETTLETRIGRVDSSRREVAGSDPYISVDVALARFVPQFNFSTNDLGRTVDFDIKGDDLIVFLHIQKTGGTTFGRHLVRNIQLERPCECRAGQKRCTCYRPGKRETWLFSRFSTGWSCGLHADWTELTSCVPSRIDIAERPNMQKVPRKYYYITILRDPVWRYLSEWRHVQRGATWKASPHVCAGRAPTPAELPSCYPGDDWSGCSLEDFMGCPYNLANNRMTRMLADLSLVGCYNLSATSEPERGAALLDSAKRNLKGMAFFGLTEFQHQTQYLFERSFRLEFIAPFAQLNGTRAAGVEAGPETRRRIGELNRWDVELYGWARDLFLQRFQFARQQERREARQRGRQEVRRNRYKEQQRARLLRPQRLEPHFPPTLVQWEDG from the exons ATGGATGAAAAGTCCAACAATAGCCGGCTTCTGTTGGCCCTATTGATGGCGCTCTTGTTTGGTATAATtgtgttacagtatgtgtgtccTGGCACCGATTGCCAACTGCAGCTACGCTTGAGTTCGCTATCCAAATTGCGTGAAACTACATTGGAGACTCGTATAGGAAGAGTTGACAGCAGTAGAAGAGAAGTTGCTGGAAGTGACCCGTACATTTCAGTAGACGTCGCTCTTGCCCGATTCGTGCCGCAGTTTAATTTCTCCACGAACGACCTGGGGCGCACAGTTGACTTCGATATTAAGGGCGATGATTTGATCGTGTTTTTACACATCCAAAAGACCGGGGGCACCACATTTGGTCGCCACCTAGTGCGCAATATTCAGCTGGAGAGACCATGTGAATGTCGGGCTGGCCAGAAGAGGTGCACCTGTTATCGACCAGGTAAGCGGGAGACCTGGCTGTTCTCACGCTTTTCGACCGGTTGGAGCTGTGGGCTGCACGCGGACTGGACCGAGCTCACCAGCTGCGTACCCTCGCGTATTGACATTGCAGAGCGGCCCAACATGCAGAAAGTTCCCAG GAAGTACTACTACATTACCATCTTGCGGGATCCGGTGTGGCGCTACTTGAGCGAGTGGCGTCACGTGCAGCGGGGGGCCACCTGGAAAGCCTCCCCGCACGTGTGCGCTGGGCGCGCGCCGACGCCGGCCGAGCTGCCCAGCTGTTACCCGGGCGACGACTGGTCCGGCTGCTCCCTGGAGGACTTCATGGGCTGCCCCTACAACCTGGCCAACAACAGGATGACGCGCATGCTGGCCGACCTCAGCCTGGTGGGCTGCTACAACCTGTCGGCCACCAGTGAGCCCGAGCGTGGCGCCGCCCTGCTGGACAGCGCCAAGCGCAACCTGAAGGGCATGGCCTTCTTCGGCCTGACCGAGTTCCAGCACCAGACGCAGTACCTGTTCGAGCGCAGCTTCCGGCTGGAGTTCATCGCGCCCTTCGCCCAGCTGAACGGCACGCGCGCGGCCGGCGTGGAGGCGGGGCCTGAGACGCGCCGGCGAATCGGGGAGCTGAACCGGTGGGACGTGGAGCTGTACGGGTGGGCCCGCGACCTCTTCCTGCAGCGCTTCCAGTTCGCCCGGCAGCAGGAGCGCAGAGAGGCACGCCAGCGCGGGCGGCAGGAGGTTAGGAGAAATCGCTACAAGGAGCAGCAGAGGGCACGGCTACTGAGACCCCAAAGGCTCGAGCCACACTTCCCTCCTACTCTGGTCCAATGGGAGGACGgatag
- the LOC133133909 gene encoding glypican-4-like yields MKMLKVPSIMCTLVVFFVSAQAEQKSKSCSEVRIAYSSKGFNLNDVPNQGVNGAHLKVCPQGFSCCTVEMEEKLSEQSCTDLKAPVNQLSNTLKSTFTQRHQHFDQFFRELLDNAERSLHDMFVRTYGMMYVQNAELFQRFFQELRRYYASGSAAVSLDGMLAEFWAELLERMFKLVNVQYEFPESYMDCVSRHTEELKPFGDVPRKLRLQLTRAFVAARTFTRGLELLPEVVDKVSTVRASPACERAAMKMLYCPYCSGQVALKPCLNYCLNVLRGCLANQADLDSEWNNFLEAMLSLAERLDGPFNFESVMDPIDVKLSDAIMNMQENSMQVSQKVFQGCGQPKLATVPRASRSIKDGSFPGRFRPYTPDAWPTTAAGTSLDRLVTDVKKKLKQAKKFWSTLPENVCVGEKVAPGDECWNGTAKSRYESAVMGNGLANQASNPDVEVDVTKPDVMIRRQIAVLKEMTSRLKAAHSGNDITVENDEDEGSGEESGSGCDSPSCEDNRDIYFSTATPRKPVAPRVKEVKTVEDGNAAGLERRGSGALALAGVALALLLPFWR; encoded by the exons GTGCCCACCTGAAGGTGTGTCCTCAGGGCTTCTCCTGCTGCAcggtggagatggaggagaagctGAGTGAGCAGAGCTGCACTGACCTGAAGGCCCCAGTCAACCAGCTGAGCAACACACTGAAGAGCACCTTCACCCAGAGGCACCAGCACTTTGACC AGTTCTTCCGCGAGCTGCTGGACAACGCGGAGCGCTCCCTGCACGACATGTTCGTGCGCACCTACGGCATGATGTACGTGCAGAACGCCGAGCTGTTCCAGCGCTTCTTCCAGGAGCTGCGGCGATACTACGCCTCGGGCAGCGCCGCCGTCAGCCTGGACGGCATGCTGGCCGAGTTCTGGGCCGAGCTCCTGGAGCGCATGTTCAAGCTGGTCAACGTGCAGTACGAGTTCCCCGAGTCCTACATGGACTGCGTGAGCCGGCACACGGAGGAGCTGAAGCCCTTCGGCGACGTGCCGCGGAAGCTCCGGCTGCAGCTGACGCGCGCCTTCGTGGCGGCCCGCACCTTCACCCGCGGCCTGGAGCTGCTGCCCGAGGTGGTGGACAAGGTCTCCACG GTGAGGGCCTCTCCCGCCTGTGAGCGGGCCGCCATGAAGATGCTGTACTGCCCCTACTGCTCCGGGCAGGTGGCCCTGAAGCCCTGCCTGAACTACTGCCTGAACGTGCTGCGCGGCTGCCTGGCCAACCAGGCCGACCTGGACTCAGAGTGGAACAACTTCCTGg AGGCCATGTTGAGCCTGGCAGAGAGATTGGACGGCCCGTTTAATTTCGAGTCTGTTATGGACCCCATCGATGTGAAGCTCTCTGACGCCATCATGAACATGCAGGAGAACAGCATGCAGGTCTCACAGAAG GTGTTCCAAGGTTGCGGTCAGCCCAAGCTGGCCACGGTCCCGCGGGCCAGCCGGTCCATCAAAGACGGGAGCTTCCCTGGCCGCTTCCGCCCGTATACCCCTGACGCCTGGCCCACCACTGCGGCCGGGACCAGTCTCGACAGGCTG GTGACGGACGTGAAGAAGAAGCTGAAGCAGGCAAAGAAGTTCTGGTCCACTCTGCCGGAGAACGTGTGTGTCGGGGAGAAGGTGGCACCAGGGGACGAGTGCTGGAATGGcactgccaagagcag GTACGAGTCTGCCGTCATGGGCAACGGCTTGGCCAATCAGGCGTCGAATCCCGACGTGGAAGTGGACGTCACAAAGCCGGACGTGATGATTCGCCGCCAGATTGCGGTGTTGAAGGAGATGACCAGCCGACTGAAGGCGGCCCACAGCGGCAATGACATCACTGTTGAGAATG ACGAGGACGAGGGCAGCGGGGAGGAGAGCGGCAGCGGGTGCGACTCTCCCTCCTGCGAGGACAACCGGGACATCTACTTCTCCACGGCCACGCCCCGCAAGCCCGTCGCGCCCCGCGTGAAGGAGGTGAAGACGGTGGAGGACGGGAACGCCGCGGGCCTGGAAAGACGGGGCAGCGGGGCCCTGGCGCTGGCGGGCGTGGCCCTGGCTCTGCTCTTACCCTTCTGGAGATAG